Within the Platichthys flesus chromosome 16, fPlaFle2.1, whole genome shotgun sequence genome, the region TGTATTCATTGTGCAgcgatgtgtgttgtgttcacagcgATGTGTGTGCTGTGAAGTATTTGTGTATGTATCTGTGACATATTGCATAACTCTGCAGGGTTTGCCGCAGCAGCTCTCAGGACAGCCGCGGTCTGAATCTCCATGCTGCCACAAAGGCAGCGTTCACAGCTCCTGGGCATTCCTGAACAGTTCCTGGAAAGAAACGATGATTCTGCCGATTAGAAAAGTTCCAGGAAAAGATTTACTTTGTGTGAACAACTTCCTGAAAGCCTCTGCATGAGCAGATTAACCTGCCGGGGCCTCGGCACAAAAAGATCCCATTGGGTGAAACAAGTTCTTGTACAGTGAAATAATTAGTAAAACTGTGTTAATTAGATTAAATACTTAATCATATCACAAAGTAAAGTAGAAAACAATAACGCTTGTATCTTTAAAGGTCCCAGAACATCACTGGGGTGGATTTTGTATTAATGTGGTGCAATGTTAACAGCAAATCAGCAGTTTCTCCTTCAAAGAAATAAATGACAAAGAAGCATTTTTAAGCTTATATTTATATGAACTGTATATCGGCAAAACGTGTATTCCAGGCAAACGACACCACGTGTTATACAGACAGTTGATTTATTAGCTCTATTAGATCCTAGTTTGATTTATAATGAGCCAAATCTTCTAAATTTCAGTTGATAGAATGTTTCTTGTTAAATTAGTAAACTCATGAAAGCTGAATTCCTTTTAGTCTTCCTTTGCATCTCAGACAGATTTAcaggtatttatttatatttaattttattagtGTTTTCAAATATTGACTTAATTGCTTTctcaaaaaaaaattcacttgaaTACCctattttgttttaatctttgaCGATTTTACTTACTCCCCGTTTATCTCAAACAATATTTATATCTCGTTTAGTGTTTCATTGTCTCATATTTACTTTTTCATCTCATTTGACCTGTTTCCTCATTTCAAATCAGATTTCTctggaccaggaccaggacctgGATGCATCGTTCTTAAAGTTTTGATTCTTTAAGCCTCAGTGTCACAACATGAATCAGATGGAGCTGATGGATGAATATTAATGTTCTATCAaccctcttcatctcctccagacACATGTTGGTCCAGTAACCTTCTCAGTAATTAGAATCCTCACAGCAGGACTCGAGGGTTCAGAACATAAACATCTATAAAAACATGTCtgactctgtttacacctgAGACCGAAGCAGAGGCGCAACATTATCCAAGTGTTGATCGTGtcggggaggagggagggaggtcaGATGACGAAGAGGAAGATGTTGAAGATGATGACCGATGTTGTGAAAGCTGATACGAGCTGTGGATggcggaggggaggggggggggggggaaggggggtgggggggggtccacaTCAGGGAGGCGGGTCCAGAAACCCTCACACACAACCCGGTTCATGCGGGGACACGCACCGTCCTGAGCTGAACCGCACGTTACAAATAGGAGCTGCGACATTCCAAGTGGAGCAGAGTGGAGCTGCGCAACACCGGAGGTATTACGCACCGCGGCGCATTGTACGTGCGGCATCGAACCAgcgaggaggacacagggacgCGCTCCGGCTCGTGCGTAAAGACGCAGAGAAACACGCATCGTTCATCACAGGTACGTGTATTTCAATACTTTGACTGaattcagaagaagaagaaacaagataATGATCGGAGAACTTTCATATTTAACTATTATACTATAACAGCTGCTCCCTCGGTAGTTTTCCTAGACTGATGGTTCGATGTAATCCAGGCTGACGAGGTTTCAACTCTCTGTTCATCGCTTAAAaaagttattgtttaatttgattataGTATAAGTAAACTAAACCAGGGCACAAGTTGAAACTCTCCCGGGAACAAGGTCAGATTCACTGTGAATGTGATCGTAAGAGATAATGTAGGTGAAGTGATGCTGCGTGGAGACGGTTCGGCTCTGatacttttaatatttaacatttaacaagtGAAAACAGTCCGGAATCATTGAACTGGATTTAACACAAAACGCGAAAAGCCTTAAAAGAGAAGTAAAGGTTTGAAACTAGACTAAATACAAATGTAGGTCAAGATCTGAACGAGTCAGAAtgaaactgacatttattaatgttcttatgtttaaaaagctgcagtttgcTTCACGTTAGAACCGGAAAAGTGTGTTCGGCTGGTTAGTTGTGTTATtacaacacacactgtcccaTATGCGAGTTTTGTAAGTGTCTCTTTATGGGAGAGATGGACTGGTGTTACATAATCTTGTGTTGTAATGGTCCTTGCATAACCACTAAATCCTTCTCCTTCACTCCTCTGGTCATTAGGGGGCACTGTTGCTGCATCGCCTCCTTCCCACAGAGTGACGCTCAGCACCTCACAGACTCTCCAGCCTCATCCAGCTCTGAGATGTTCGAGGAGGAGTCCCAGCACATGAGGGGGCAGCAGGACGTGGCCGTGCTCCAGACGCTGGAGCCGGCAGCAGCAGGGGCGAGTCCAGCCGGAGGTGGAGAAGGTCGCTCTGGGCCGCTGTCCTTCACAGACGAGGCCGTGTCCATCCTGACCTCCAGCAGCCTGTTGGCCCGCTCCCTCCTGGGGCGCAGCTCGGCCATCAAACGCAAGGAGAGCCCGTCTTCCAGCATCCGACGCAAGCGCGAGTTCATCCCCAGCGAGAAGAAGGACGACGGCTACTgggacaagaggaagaagaacaacgAGGCGGCGAAGCGCTCCAGGGAGAAGCGGCGAGTGAACGACATGGTCCTGGAGAGTCGGGTTCTggctctgctggaggagaacgCTCGTCTCAGGGCAGAGCTGCTGGCTCTGAAGTTCCGCTTCGGCCTGGTCAAAGACCCGTCCAACGCCCCCGTCCTGCCCCTCACCTCAACTTCTCACCACAACACTCAGACCTTGACTCCTCACTATCACCTCCACGGGGGGGACGGAGGCCACCACGGCTCCTCAGCCTCACACAGCAGCCACCAGACGGGCCAGCTGAGCACCCGAGGCTCCAGGGACGCCGGCCACATGTCGGAGGACTCTGGATTCTCTACGCCGGGGGGGTCCAGCGTGGGCAGCCCCATCTTCTTTGAAGACCGGCTCAGCGATCATGGGAAGTTATCACCTCACAGGGCAGAGGAGCTGGGCTACGACCTTCACCACTCACCTGCCGAGGTCCACCACACGGCGGGGCTCACCGGAGGGAGGCCGGACTACGTGGACACCATGAAAAACCTGCCCCACAAGCTGCGTTTCAAGACGACAGGAAGTGGGGACGGGTTCGATGCTGCAGGGGACCACGGCTGTGCCCGACGCAGCCCCACGCTCAAAGGACTGAGTTTAGGCGAGACGGGAGCGGGGCAGTGCGCCGGCCCCtggctccagcagctggagggggACGAGGGACGGCGGGGGAGACAGTCCCCTCAGTACAACCCGTCAGCAGCCGGCTACAGCCTCCAGGCTCCGCCCACACAAGGACACCCGGAGGCGGCGTGTCAGCCGGGGAACACGCACCTGAAGACTCAGCTCAACTCCCTGAGCGAGGAGGTGGCTCAGCTCAAGAAGCTCTTCACACAGCAGCTCATGGCCAAAGTCAACTGAGGACGTCCAGGTTCACTGGAGCTGGTCCTGGACTCACAAAGACTGATTGAACCCAACGCTCGAGTctaataaatgtgttgttttcatatgTTCTATTCTAATAACTCTCGTAACCTGCTGTGGAACAACTACTGAAGCTCGACAACTACTTCATCATCGTTGCTCAGACTGTTTTCTGTGATCgtgttaaatgtaaaacaatcGTGTTAAATTCACACTGTGAcgactgcaaacacacaacatgaagcTGTTTgcctcacatcatcacatgaaCTCACACAGCCTCACTCCATTTAGAGACACAACCGGCTGTGGTGATTCAGAAGCTGTGTTAAATACAAGTGGAACCTGAGCAGCAGGTTTTCAACACAACCTGATGTTTGGTCAAATTGGCAGCACCTGCAGCGGACAGTAAAAACATCCAGAAACGTATTGTTGTTGTTCGTTGACAGAAAACTTTGttacgtttgtttgtttaatgtaaATCTGCATCATATGAATAGgagtttttaaattttttcatTTCAGGTGATACACTGTAACATGATGTAATGTGAtgactctgtgtctctctacgttttcatattaaaaacaaataaatgtgacGGTGTCGACTTCATCATTACTTTAGGAAAACATGGGGGGGGCACTCCTCTCATCATGACAAACTTTTAAAGTTCAGACAAAATAAGTGACGCCATGAATGTTACCTCAGCTTCGGCATGAGACTAAAGATTTTAACTTTACATATGTTTTACTTGACTTGCTGAGTCAGTATTTATGAGACAGGGAGTGTCTGCCACTAGTGAACTGCATTATGGGAACTTTTTCAGAGACTGACTCTGAAGGCTGAGAGTTTAAAAGTGAGAATATGAGCAGAGCTGCTTATGAGACCTGAGCTGAACTCCAGAACTTTCCCAGGATGAAGGAGCAGCCAAACACATAGGAGACGTAAAGTTCACGAGAGGACATTGAGAAGGCAGACTGTGgccataaacaaaaacacgtgatcGCAGAAggagaataaattaaaagaaaacaagagtcAGCACAGAAACGTCCTTTATATTAACTCATACAACATATTAAACCAAACACAGTAACCCGTCACTTTCATGTCATCCATCAAACTCTTGCTCATAAACGATTCTTTCTCGTCATGAGATCAAACTCAAGACCCGAAActttgagttttatttattaatcctatttattttttaacatctaAGACTATTTTACAGATAAATCATTTAATTCCATTCTATTCATTTACTCAATATTTACTTTCTCAGAATTGTTGTGAACATCCTACTTTCCTTGTTTCTCTTTTAGTATTTGACCTTTTCACATCTATTTAGTGGTTATGGTTAcaagttatttttaaaaacatctaaaCAAACAGTGAGATCTGTAATTATAACAACTGGaaggacaaaacacaacataacacaattTCATTCAGTCTTGTTCTGCTTATTATTAAAATTTACACAACATTTTGTGAATGTTCATTCTGCGTTGGtgtcagcagggggcagcagagacaATGCCCTAAAAATATCAATGGAGCCACGAAGTCAGTTTCACCATTCAGCACAAGATAAGACTCAAGGTTCAGGCCATTGAAATCTGTAGTGTTCCTGCAGGTAAGTTAGAGACGATGGTTCCACCTCCAACGAGTGTGCACGTGTATATTAGATatttatatgcatgtgtgtttgggagAAAGTATGAAAAGGTCAATAGAATTAAGAATAAATCGATATTCACTGTTATAATGTGTAATGATTCCAGattgttattttctgttgtgttgtaatCGCCTCATCACTGATGTCGAGATGTTTGAGCATAAAAACCACTGATTCCAGATCTGAAttctaaaagtaaaaacacagatacTTACTTGTAATCCTTCGTAGGAaacagattcacacacaaactgtgaaagAACAAATAACCTGAGTGACCAGGTGAAGCCTCCTGTGGGGACACGTAGCTGCAGGGGGAACAGCTCAGTGAAGAGAAGCGCCTGATTCAGAGAAGAGCCAGATtaaaacaagctgctgctgctgcaacacactGCTGTTACAGCACCGGCCTCATCCACATGCATGCAacccttcaaagtaaaaaaatgaaaaaggaggaaaacgcacccctctgcccccccccccccccccccttctttcctCCAGTGAAAGGATGAAGCCTGTTGCTAGGCAGGCAGTGTGCCAGTTGCTATGGGAACGCTTGCAGACATAGCTGGAAGGGGGGAAATTGTCGGGgtagtgggagggggggggggggtaaggatGGGGCgcaaaagaagagagggagtgatGTGGAAGGAGTGGATGCGTGTGTTTTtctgggggatggggggggggggggggggggggtccaagtTCAGGGCCGATGCCTCTGGTCCTCCAGCGTGTGTCTCCTCCAGCTGGAAgcaggaaacaaagagagatgTGAAGGAATGAAGGTAAACATCTAGTTCACATGGGAAGCTCCGGGTTCCTGGGTTCCCCTCAGAGGAACGTGATGTCAGGACGGAGTTCAGTGGATTCTGAATGAACCGCAGTCTAAAGCAACCCCCCACAAATCGGGAGCCGGAGGGAGGAGAATCCAGATATTTATCAAATcaagaagaacaaaaagagTTCAACAGAGATGACGTGAGTTTAACAAGCGTGAAAACACAAGAGCAAGTTCTTTAAAGATCCTCAACGGAGACCCCCCACTGTTAAAACAACCCTGGTTCCATAAGTGATGGATTgctctttcattttcataagtTCTTCTCCATTTATGTTTCAGAAAACCTGTGAACATGTTTATCTCCAGAGTGAAGGAACCACTTGTGAATTATTCTTTTCCAACAACTTCCAGCTTCTTGGATTTGACCTCGTTGTAATGATTTTGACCTTTGGCCTCTTTTCCTCGTCTCTATTAAAAAGCAGCACAGCGTGTCAGAAAGAGAAATCACGTTTGTTCTGTTCTGAACGTGGTGTAACGCTGAACCATCTGATTATATGAAATGTTATTTTGGCGTTTGTGAACATTTCCCTGGTAACAacgagctccaccaatcagggaggtcacttttacagctgaggattgtgggtagtggaGTATTTCAGTTTGACACTGcgaataaaacacattaacttCTGACTTTTAGCTTCTACAGGAGAATTAAACATTGTTGCACCATCTCCTACCTGAGTGGTGAGTCTACCTTGGATGGTTAAAACattatggctgataatcaaaaGGGATATTTTACTTCCAGATCAACTGTTGAGTTCTAAATTACTATAAATGAAATAATCTTACTACAAAATATAACCATACCTTGTATCAATGGCTACtaataaatactgaaatatatataaGGAGATGGGTCTTTATTGGCTTTAGTATTAATGTGTGATGTTTGTGCGATTGTTTTGAAAAGAGTTACctacaaaacaattttttaagTATACAATTGTAATTTATTTCATGTGTATTACTGGAGGGTAGCTGCATTTGGTAAGAATATAGTTTGACATATATAAATAACTGCTTCTGCCTTCAGTTGTATAAAGATTCTAAGTTCGTTGTACTCGTTATGTAAGTTGTTACGATGACTGAATAAAAATACCTTCAaggacaaaacacagacacacaaagacagttaATGACTCATCTGAGCAACACAAGCACCAGAGTTACTGTGACGAGCTGAAATGTGGAACAAGCTTCATAAAACAATGGAGCAGATTTTCCTTCAACACAGTTTCTTGAGGAGGATCGGACTCAGAGAACTCAGGGTTCCGCCTCGGAGGCGTCGGTTCAGgccgtgttgtgttgtgttcctgtTTGAGTCGCTCTGTGGAAGATGCTCTGTGTCGTACATCTGCTGAGACACTGAGCAGAGCGTGACCACAGCTGAGCCCGGAGCAGGAGGCCGGGAGATGAGTATCTGACACGTGGCCACGCTCCAGTGGGTGTTATCTGTGTATCTGCCCTGGATGAGCATGTtctgctctctgcagctcaAAGAGGAGCAGCTAGAAAACTGCATCACTCTGCTTCTTGACTTCAGTGTGTTGACCCCTCAAGAAGAAACAGTACAGATGACAGACAGATTAATTTTCTACGCCCTCCTATGGCGAGCCTCTCTCTGATCCCTGCACCCCAGCGTGAGAAACAAACAGTCGACAGTGAATCTCCTCCGTGCTCCGTCCTGCCGGCgtgactcacacacattcctgcTTGTGATCAAAATGAATCCAAACATGCACCTCGGTTGCACAATCGGCTGAATTCCAACACTAATGAGCCGAAACTTGCATAAGATAAAATATATGCTTTTTTAAATCCATGAAAATATCACAGATCATGACCCTTCCAGTTTTCTTTGTTCCCACATTAGCTGGAAGTGGATTATAAGTGATAGGCCACAGCTTCAGATGCAGCAGGAGCTTTCATGTGAGGTTCAGGAGGTGGCAGGTGGATTTAGTTTCCTCCTCATGCTGAGCTGAGGTGGCTCATCCACCTccagatgagagagaggagcaggctcGTCTAATCCGACTCTTGGTTCTGGAGCAATCTGAGGGATTTCCCTGAAACTCTTCCTCCGTCTCGAGGCCAAAGGAAACACACATGAAACCGTCGGACCTCACACAGAAGGTCACATCTGCTCGgttcacagctgcagctgagaaaacaacagattctctctctctctgtttgtcggCTCGGCcggtttctgtgttttccccaCTTCTCTtatctgttttcatgttgttttatgCTGTAACCTCTTTCATGGTTATCAATGGCCTTGATGTGACTGGGACTGGCTCAGGGGCTGTGgtccctcccaccccccccccccccccctctctctcctccccctgcgTCTCCCCTCCTGCAACAGGATTT harbors:
- the nfil3-6 gene encoding nuclear factor, interleukin 3 regulated, member 6, with translation MFEEESQHMRGQQDVAVLQTLEPAAAGASPAGGGEGRSGPLSFTDEAVSILTSSSLLARSLLGRSSAIKRKESPSSSIRRKREFIPSEKKDDGYWDKRKKNNEAAKRSREKRRVNDMVLESRVLALLEENARLRAELLALKFRFGLVKDPSNAPVLPLTSTSHHNTQTLTPHYHLHGGDGGHHGSSASHSSHQTGQLSTRGSRDAGHMSEDSGFSTPGGSSVGSPIFFEDRLSDHGKLSPHRAEELGYDLHHSPAEVHHTAGLTGGRPDYVDTMKNLPHKLRFKTTGSGDGFDAAGDHGCARRSPTLKGLSLGETGAGQCAGPWLQQLEGDEGRRGRQSPQYNPSAAGYSLQAPPTQGHPEAACQPGNTHLKTQLNSLSEEVAQLKKLFTQQLMAKVN